One genomic region from Cydia amplana chromosome Z, ilCydAmpl1.1, whole genome shotgun sequence encodes:
- the LOC134661540 gene encoding probable ribosome production factor 1 — protein sequence MARGKDKKKRKLEKKQEGDDVPKKVPHTLESLREKDETMLVHAEAEEQEEAQKDMELDELSSYYQNSYEPKVLITYSDNPHTKTRIFGRELGRIIPNSVSRYRQRSSIKRIVQSAIREDVTDVIIVNENQKQPNGFLLIHLPDGPTAHFRLSSCKITPELRKDYKEITTHRPEVILNNFSTRLGLTVGRMLGALFHREPQFRGRRAVTFHNQRDYIFFRHHRYEFTKDGARARLCELGPRFTLRLVSLQQGTFDSKRGDYEWIIAGRRHQLETSRRRFFL from the exons ATGGCGCGCGGTAAAGACAAAAAGAA ACGTAAGCTGGAGAAGAAACAAGAAGGTGATGATGTGCCAAAGAAGGTGCCGCACACCCTGGAGTCTCTCCGAGAGAAGGATGAGACCATGCTGGTGCATGCGGAGGCTGAGGAACAGGAGGAG GCTCAAAAGGACATGGAGCTCGACGAGCTATCGTCTTACTACCAGAACTCGTACGAGCCGAAGGTGCTCATAACTTACTCCGACAACCCGCACACCAAGACGCGCATCTTCGGCCGCGAGCTGGGGCGGATCATACCCAACTCCGTGTCCCGATATAGACAGAG GTCTTCAATAAAGAGGATAGTCCAGTCAGCCATACGCGAGGACGTGACGGACGTGATCATAGTGAACGAGAACCAGAAGCAGCCCAACGGGTTCCTCCTCATCCACCTCCCCGACGGACCAACCGCCCACTTCAGGCTGTCCAGCTGTAAGATCACCCCGGAGCTCAGGAAGGACTATAAGGAGATCACCACACATCGGCCAGAG GTGATCCTGAACAACTTCAGCACCCGGCTCGGGCTGACGGTGGGCCGCATGCTGGGCGCGCTGTTCCACCGCGAGCCGCAGttccgcggccgccgcgccgtcaCCTTCCACAACCAGCGCGACTACATATTCTTCAGGCACCACAG GTACGAGTTCACAAAGGACGGCGCGCGAGCGCGGCTCTGCGAGCTGGGGCCGCGCTTCACGCTGCGCCTCGTCTCGCTGCAGCAGGGCACCTTCGACTCCAAGAGGGGGGACTACGAGTGGATCATCGCCGGCCGGAGGCACCAGCTCGAGACCTCCCGGAGGAGGTTCTTCCTCTAG